TACCCACGACGGTACCGGAGTGGAGGTGGTCGCCACCAGACATCCGCAAGCACTTAGCTAATACGCGGAAGTGGATACCGTGGTTCTTTTGACGGTCGATCACGGCGTGCATAGCGCGGTGAATGTGCAGCAGAATACCGTTACGGCGGCACCATTTGGCGAGGGTGGTGTTAGCGGTGAAGCCACCCGTCAGGTAGTCGTGCATGATGATCGGGGTGCCGATTTCCTTAGCGAATTCAGCCCGTTCCATCATTTCTTCGCAGGTGGGAGCAGTCACGTTTAGGTAGTGACCTTTGATTTCACCTGTTTCAGCTTGAGCTTTTTCGATGGCTTCTTGTACGAACAGGAAGCGATCGCGCCAGCGCATGAAAGGCTGGGAGTTAATGTTTTCGTCGTCTTTGGTGAAGTCCAAACCACCGCGCAGGACTTCATAGACGGCACGACCGTAGTTCTTAGCTGATAAACCGAGCTTCGGCTTAATCGTACAACCCAGCAAAGGACGACCGTACTTGTTCAGTTTGTCGCGCTCAACGGTAATCCCGTGAGGAGGGCCTTGGAAGGTTTTGAGGTACGCAACAGGAATTCTTAAGTCTTCCAAGCGCAGCGCACGTAAGGCTTTGAAACCAAACACGTTGCCCACCAGAGAGGTCAACAAGTTGGTAACAGAACCTTCTTCAAACAAATCGAGGGGATAAGCAATATAGCAAATATACTGGTTGTCTTCGCCTGGTACTGGTTCGATGTCGTAGCAACGACCTTTGTATCTATCCAGGTCTGTCAGCAGGTCTGTCCATACTGTTGTCCAGGTACCTGTGGAAGATTCAGCAGCAACAGCAGCTCCAGCTTCTTCTGGAGGAACACCAGGCTGAGGCGTAACCCGGAAAGCCGCCAAGACATCAGTATCTTTGGGGGTATAGTCTGGGGTGTAATAGGTGAGTTTGTAATCTTGAACTCCGGCCTTATACCCAGTCTTCGTCTGAGTTTTTGTTTGAGAGTAAGCCATGTCTTCCTTCCTGAGGGAATTCTGAAGGTAGTTACGGGTTTTGAGCGATCCCGTACATCTTTCTTTATTGTTTTTTAACTATACCAGTAAGGTAATAAGTTGAAATTCCAATCTTTTTCTGACTTCCATAACTTTTATTTATTAAAACAAATCGTAATATTTTTTTACAGATAAATCCTTGACATCTTGGCTAAATTAATAATCCCAATATTTTTTTGTGAAACAAGCGATCGCGCACCAAATGTTGTATATTAATAAACTTTCTTTAAAATAACGATGCTCAAAAGAGCCGAAGCATAGACACTTATCGGAACTAAAGCAAGCATTGTGTAGCTGAGGCAAGATTAAATAGAGTAGGTTCAATCCTGTATATCAGCCAAATGAAGAGAGGCGCGATCGCAATGGCATTCTTGAGTAGGCGTATTGGTTTGTTTATCAGTGCCACACTGCTTTCTGTGAGCCTGCCACTGTGGGGAATCATCCAATCACAGCACACCAATAATAGCCGCGTACTGGCTCAGCAACCCGTCGAGATAGACCGGGGAGACGACCTCCGCACCTATCCACCATCATCAGCACCACCTGGACGCAGACCCTTGCCTCCGGAACGCCGACGACAAGAGGCAACCCCTTTGCCAGCAGATTTTCGCATCACCGCCTTGCAGCCTGGGTATACTGGCAGTCTCTGGGTTGGTTCCTGGCAGAGTTTAACGCGGATTAATCCCAGCACTGGCAACATTTTGGCGCGAATTAGTCTGCCCAACTACACCATCGGCGCGATCGCCCAAGACCGAGTAGGACGAGTTTGGGTAGGAACCTATGAAGGGCTGGTACGGGTAGACCCTCGTAGTAATGAAGTAACAGCGCAGAATTTCACCTTACCTTCTAATCGGGTATTGTCGCTGTTAATTGACCGTCGGGGCTATTTGTGGGTAGGAAGCGATCGCGGTCTTGCCATGATCAGTCCCGACCAGGGATTACTGATGACAACGTTACAAAAGTTACCCGGAGTATCTGCTAACGCCCTCACCCTAGATCGAGAAGGTCATCTGTGGGTAGGAACACTTGAAGGGTTAGTGCGAATAAATACCGCCAACGCCTTTATCCTCAAGCGAGTGAAAGATATCCCAGGCACCACAGTACAAGCCCTCACCCTAGATTCCGACGGGAAGATTTGGGCAGGAACGCCCAACAGTTTGTTAGTCATTGACCCCAAAACAGGTGATGTGTTGCGTTCTGTAACCCCACTGCGGGGGCGCAACGTTACCTCTGTGCGCTTTGCACAAGATCGCAGTGTTTGGGTAGGTACAGATAACGGTCTGCTGAGATTGAATCCCACTACTGGCGCTGTCTTGGATCAAGTTGCCAACCTCCCTTCTAGCCGGATTCTTTCTCTAGCAGCTGATGTCAGTAATAAGTTGTGGGTAGGAACCAGCGAAGGACTGGCTTGGATCAGTTTGACAACCGGGCGCGTCACACCGCATTTAGCCTTTGTTCGTGGCGAGGACAACGAGCAAGTGTTCACTCCGTAGCTATACGGAATAATTCAGCAGGAAGTTGAAGTTTAATACCGATGACTTCTAGTTAATTAAGGTTGACACTTCCATGCTGAAAAAACTTGCCAAAACAATTGCCAGTGTTGCTATTGCTGCTGGTGCTGTATCTACTATCGGTCAAAGCGCGATCGCACAGGCTACCAATCCCGGAGACATTGCAATTAATACCATTCGCATCGAAAGCACCCTTGATGCCAGTGCTAGAGTGCGCCAGGGTTATTTTGAAGTTCCTAACCGAAATACTACCGTTTCTGCCTTCGGTGGTCGGATGCGCCTGTATGATGCTCACATGGCGCGGATGATTGCCTTGAGTCATCAATTTTACTGCCAGCAACCCTACTCTGCTGGAATTGAAAAGGTAATGGTGTGGGACTACCGCGCCAACAACGGTAGAATCAACATGGGTACTTTTAATATGCCCTGCACGTTGGTAGAGCAGACAGTGAGCGCCTATGGTCTTGGTAGATCAGTACCAATGGAAGTAGAGCTTCCGGACGGATCTATAGGGGTTTTCAAGGTGCGTACCCTAGATATTCAAGACGGCAGGGAAACTAGAGATTTCCTGAGATTTGTGCAAAGTATTAGACCAGAGCGCTGAAATAGTTTTTAGTTAGTAGTTAAGTAGGGCGGGTCATACCCACCCTACTATTAGCTAACAACATCAAACCTCAAGACGCTATAAATCGCCTCTAGAACAAAACTCCTAACTTGTATATGGCAATCACCACCCAGCAATTAATCCAGTGGAAACAGCAACAGCGTCCAATTGTGACGCTGACAGCTTGGGATTATGCGATCGCGCAACTATTAGACGCAGCTGGGGTGGATATCATCCTAGTGGGAGATTCGCTAGGGATGGTGGCGCTAGGATATGAAACAACGCTCCCATTAACGCTAGATGAGATGATACACCATGCCTCAGCGGTGTGTCGCGGTGTCAACCGGGCGTTAGTAATGTGCGATTTACCGTTTTTGACTTATCAAGAAAGTTCCCAACAAGCGATTCACTCAGCGGGAAGAATTTTGAAGGAAACGGGCGCTCAAGCGGTGAAAATGGAGGGAGGATATCCGGCAATGGTAGAAACTATTGCTAGAGTCGTGCAAGCTGGGATTCCGGTGATGGCTCATGTAGGTTTAACGCCGCAATCGGTACATCAGCTAGGCTACCGACAACAGGGGAAAACACCAGAAGCAGGTGAGAAGATTTTACTTGAAGCGATCGCTCTTGAACAAGCTGGTGCCTTTGCCGTTTTGTTGGAACATATCCCCTCCCAGTTAGCGTTGCAGATTACTCAAAAGTTGTCGATTCCTACCATTGGGATTGGTGCTGGCGTTCACTGCGATGGACAGGTACTCGTCACCGCCGATTTACTAGGGCTTTCCTCTCGACAGCCGCCCTTTGCCAAATCTTACGCCAATCTGCGAGAAACAATTACCCAGGCAGTACAAGAGTTTAGCGGTGAAGTGCGATCGCGTCAATTTCCATCGCCGCCACCTTAAACGTAGAGTTTCGCAAAATAAAACTTTGCGTAACTTTGGGCTATCCTTGGCGTTCTTTGCGTTTAAAAATAAATTTGGATCATAATAGCGGGTCAAGAGGCTCACAAAAATTGTTCGCACCAAGCTGAGCCACATACATCAAAACGGGCGTTACTAACAGGCTTGGGCAAAGTTTTGTTGCTGCTAAATGTCCCATCATTAAGGCAAATTTTCCATTTACCAGATCGTCGCGAAATTCTTCCTGACAGATAACAGCACGGCATTTCTTAGCTAAAATAGGCAACCATTCTGCATTAGCTATCTCTGGTTGCTGTCCGACTCGAATTGCCAGCACCATCGCCGCATCTTCTAAATCTCCTTCACAATCTTCTATCACATCCAGAGATATTAGAGCATCGGGATAATCTGCCAAATCAGAGCGAAATTTTGCAATGTCTTCGGATGTAACTATAGTCATGGGATTGTTCTTAAAAGTAGTCTAGCTAAAACTCAGCTAGGCAATTACAACCATTGTGCCTCACCCAAAGAAAAAGGTGGGCAAAAGCCCACCTTTGTTGTTTGTAGAAACACCGATTTATTCCATCTTCTGGCAATCGGTGAAGCTTTTAGCGGTTAGACACCAACTAATTCAAGGGCTTCAGAACCAGCAAGCTGACGTGCGATCGCCATCCGCGTTTCCAGCTTGGCAACGCTAAACTGGTTGCGGAGATACTCTAGATGAGCCACGGCGTTAGCCCGTTCAGCAGTTAAGCGCATCACCGTATTCAGTGCGTGTTGGTACTCCAGATTCACCATTAACAATTCAAAGCGGCGACCTTTGCGTTGATTATCGTTTTTCAAATCAGGCTCGAATGCTACGCTTTTATCAGCACTCGCTTCCATCCGGTTAACTACCATTTGCGCTGCGGTAAGCTGAGAATCAATCTCATTAACAGTTTGTGCAGCTTGAGCGATCAGAGCTGGATATTGACTCAGTTTCATTTGCATCTTAAGCGAGAAGAATACTTGTATAGAAAATTCTGTACTAGCCCGCGCAGGCGGGCGAGAGTTCCTTCGCCCTTGACTTTTGTCGTCAAGGCTTCGCCACTAATTCCTTCCGTTGCGACTTTTGCGTTGCTGACACATCCACGGAAACCCTCTCTGGCTGGGCAATTGGGGCTTTCTCCAAAACCTGAACTTCGATATGGACAGCAACCAGGTAAGAACCAGCCTCCTCTCCCACTGCATCGGCAATCAAGGCCGCCAAGTCAGGGCGTTCAGCAGTGATCGGGTTCCTCAAGGTGCAACGATCCCATTCATGCTGCGCGGAAGGATTGAGGGTAAGAATGTAGTGCTTGGTCATGGGATAAAAACTTGACTCCATATGGGGTTCAGGCATTTGCTCGACTTGATTAGCCCACCTCTTTATTATAGTATATTTGTACTAAATGTGGCTGTTATAGGGTCGATTTCTACCCTTTTTTTTAATGTGCTGCTACAAACAGATCCCCCCTTGCCTTCTGATGATTAAAGGGGCAAGGGGGGATCTGTGAAATGCTTTAGCAATCAAGAGTTGAGCGTCACGAACCAGCAATCATCAGCAACTACCGGATCAGTATTTTAGATTCGTGTCCATCCATCTGAGCTTTGACTGGTAAAGATTGGTTAAACCAAATCTCCTGCTGAGGTAACGGAATCGGCACGCCAGCCTCATCAAAAGCAACTTTCAGGCGGCGGCGAAACTCCCGCGCTACGTCCCATTGCTTCAGGGGTTGGGTTTTAATCCAAACGCGGATAATTACGCCCCGTTCTCCAAAATTATCAACTCCCAGCACTTGGGGTGCCTCCAAGATTTGCTGTAGCCAAATCGGGTCGCGGCTCATTTGTTGGGCAATATCATCAATCAGCTTCAACGCCTGATCCACATCAGTGTCGTAAGCAACAGGGATATTTAAGTCAGCCCGCGACCAGTTGCTGGAAAGGTTGGCAACGATTTTGATTTCGCTGTTGGGAATCGTGATCAATCGCCCTTCAGCATCGCGGACTTGGGTAATTCGCAGATTGATGTATTCCACTAAGCCGCCGACATCTCCTACAGCGATGACATCGCCGACTGCATACTGGTCTTCTACGATGATTAAAAAGCCGTTAATCGCATCTTTAATCAGGTTTTGGGAGGCAAGAGACACGGCAACGCCAACTAAGCCAGCACCAGCCAGCAAGGGGGCAATATTCACTCCTAAGGTAGTCAGGGCAACCAAGATGCCAATCCCGATGCAGCCGAGGGTGGTAATGCTTTTGGTGACGGCAGAAATGGTAGAAACTCGCAGTTGCACGCGGCGAGAGGCTTCTGGGGTGAGTAAATAACTATTGGCTAAAGCAGCGGCGAATCGGTCAGTCAGGACGTAGGACAGACGAATTACCACGTAAGTACCCAGTCCGACAATCCCCACCAGCAAAGGAACTTGTAGGGCAGAGAGGGCTAAAACCTGGACTATGCGGGTGTAGGGAAACAAACCCAGGATAATCAGCCCTCCACCGCCCCAAATGCCGCCTTGAGCCAGTTGATACAGACGGCGCTGAACTTCTTGTAAATTTCCCTTTTGCTGTTGAGTCAGTTGGGTGGTAACTGGATGACCTGTTGGGGGACTAGCGGATGCTGCTAACCGTATTTGCGATCGCTTGCGCCAACGTTCTAGACTCCAGCTAGCCACCACCATCCCCAAAATTAAACTACCAGCGATCGCGCTAGATCGAGTTATAAACTGGGGTTCTCGTTCCTGTTTCGCCCGAATCAAACCCTCTTGCAACGATTCTCTTACCTTTTGGGCCCGTGTATCCAAATCTGCCCCTTGTAGGTTCGCATCCGGTTGTGTAACCGTCAGCACAGGTTGATCGTTGACAACAATAACTGGCAAATTATTTTGCTTTGCGATCTCAACTTGCAGTTTAGCGGCATCATCCTGCAAATATTGGTTGCTAATATTTTCCAATCTCTGCTGAATATCTTGAATCCGCGCTGGTAACTCGGATTTTGGTGCTGCGACTTGAAACAGACAGCGACCATCCAAACGGATGCAACCAGCAACTACATTGCTTTGCGAGTCATTCAGCGGCAAGCTGGGAATAGGCAGTTGCAAATTCTGCGGCAGTGGGGTTTGTGCCTGAACTGGAGATACTACCCACCCAGCGAGCAGAATTGATCCAGCTAGACTTGCCAATGCCTTTGGGCGAATCGCCCAATCAGATTTAGAACGCATTTCCAACCTCCGGAATATGCTTTTGAACACAAGTACATCAGTCTGAAGCAGACTAAGTACAGATGCCTATGTTAGTCACTCATCTCCAGATGCGTGTGATTTTGAGTCTGAGTTTTGAATTTTGAATCAATAAGTTCTTTTACATTGAACATTTAAAAGCATTCAGGACTTCCATCTGAGGACTGAGGCTACCGTTTTACCTGCCCAGTCGAGTAATCTAGTGAGAACTGCAAGTTTAATTTTTGTTGAGAAGCCAATCTAATGACTGCAACTTTTACTCAGCCCAAGCACGAAGTCAAAGACCTCTCCCTCGCGCCCTCTGGCAAACAACGCATTGAATGGGCAGGTAGAGAGATGCCCGTGTTGAAGCAAATACGCGATCGCTTTGCCCAAGAAAAGCCCCTCGCAGGTATTCGGTTAGTTGCCTGCTGCCACGTGACGACAGAGACAGCGCATCTAGCGATCGCTCTTAAAGCCGCGGGTGCTGATGCCCTGCTCATTGCCAGCAACCCCCTCTCCACTCAGGATGACGTGGCTGCCAGCCTCGTCGCCGATCATGGCATCCCCGTATTTGCCATGAAAGGTGAAGATGCCGAGACTTACACTCGCCACGTACAAATCGCCCTCGACCACAAACCCAACATCATCATTGACGATGGTAGCGATGTGGTTGCTACCCTGATTCAGGAACGTCAACACCAGATTGCCGATTTGATTGGCACCACTGAAGAAACCACAACGGGCATTGTCCGCCTCCGCGCCATGTTCAAAGATGGCGTTCTCACTTTCCCCGCCATCAATGTCAACGACGCTGACACCAAGCACTTCTTCGATAACCGTTACGGCACCGGGCAATCCACCCTCGATGGCATTATCCGCGCCACCAACGTCCTCTTAGC
This sequence is a window from Funiculus sociatus GB2-C1. Protein-coding genes within it:
- a CDS encoding form I ribulose bisphosphate carboxylase large subunit, with the protein product MAYSQTKTQTKTGYKAGVQDYKLTYYTPDYTPKDTDVLAAFRVTPQPGVPPEEAGAAVAAESSTGTWTTVWTDLLTDLDRYKGRCYDIEPVPGEDNQYICYIAYPLDLFEEGSVTNLLTSLVGNVFGFKALRALRLEDLRIPVAYLKTFQGPPHGITVERDKLNKYGRPLLGCTIKPKLGLSAKNYGRAVYEVLRGGLDFTKDDENINSQPFMRWRDRFLFVQEAIEKAQAETGEIKGHYLNVTAPTCEEMMERAEFAKEIGTPIIMHDYLTGGFTANTTLAKWCRRNGILLHIHRAMHAVIDRQKNHGIHFRVLAKCLRMSGGDHLHSGTVVGKLEGEKGITMGFVDLMREDHIEQDRARGIFFTQDWASMPGVMPVASGGIHVWHMPALVEIFGDDSCLQFGGGTLGHPWGNAPGATANRVALEACVQARNEGRNLMREGGDVIREACKWSPELAVACELWKEIKFEFEAMDTL
- a CDS encoding ligand-binding sensor domain-containing protein, with amino-acid sequence MAFLSRRIGLFISATLLSVSLPLWGIIQSQHTNNSRVLAQQPVEIDRGDDLRTYPPSSAPPGRRPLPPERRRQEATPLPADFRITALQPGYTGSLWVGSWQSLTRINPSTGNILARISLPNYTIGAIAQDRVGRVWVGTYEGLVRVDPRSNEVTAQNFTLPSNRVLSLLIDRRGYLWVGSDRGLAMISPDQGLLMTTLQKLPGVSANALTLDREGHLWVGTLEGLVRINTANAFILKRVKDIPGTTVQALTLDSDGKIWAGTPNSLLVIDPKTGDVLRSVTPLRGRNVTSVRFAQDRSVWVGTDNGLLRLNPTTGAVLDQVANLPSSRILSLAADVSNKLWVGTSEGLAWISLTTGRVTPHLAFVRGEDNEQVFTP
- the panB gene encoding 3-methyl-2-oxobutanoate hydroxymethyltransferase, with amino-acid sequence MAITTQQLIQWKQQQRPIVTLTAWDYAIAQLLDAAGVDIILVGDSLGMVALGYETTLPLTLDEMIHHASAVCRGVNRALVMCDLPFLTYQESSQQAIHSAGRILKETGAQAVKMEGGYPAMVETIARVVQAGIPVMAHVGLTPQSVHQLGYRQQGKTPEAGEKILLEAIALEQAGAFAVLLEHIPSQLALQITQKLSIPTIGIGAGVHCDGQVLVTADLLGLSSRQPPFAKSYANLRETITQAVQEFSGEVRSRQFPSPPP
- a CDS encoding mechanosensitive ion channel family protein gives rise to the protein MRSKSDWAIRPKALASLAGSILLAGWVVSPVQAQTPLPQNLQLPIPSLPLNDSQSNVVAGCIRLDGRCLFQVAAPKSELPARIQDIQQRLENISNQYLQDDAAKLQVEIAKQNNLPVIVVNDQPVLTVTQPDANLQGADLDTRAQKVRESLQEGLIRAKQEREPQFITRSSAIAGSLILGMVVASWSLERWRKRSQIRLAASASPPTGHPVTTQLTQQQKGNLQEVQRRLYQLAQGGIWGGGGLIILGLFPYTRIVQVLALSALQVPLLVGIVGLGTYVVIRLSYVLTDRFAAALANSYLLTPEASRRVQLRVSTISAVTKSITTLGCIGIGILVALTTLGVNIAPLLAGAGLVGVAVSLASQNLIKDAINGFLIIVEDQYAVGDVIAVGDVGGLVEYINLRITQVRDAEGRLITIPNSEIKIVANLSSNWSRADLNIPVAYDTDVDQALKLIDDIAQQMSRDPIWLQQILEAPQVLGVDNFGERGVIIRVWIKTQPLKQWDVAREFRRRLKVAFDEAGVPIPLPQQEIWFNQSLPVKAQMDGHESKILIR
- the ahcY gene encoding adenosylhomocysteinase; the protein is MTATFTQPKHEVKDLSLAPSGKQRIEWAGREMPVLKQIRDRFAQEKPLAGIRLVACCHVTTETAHLAIALKAAGADALLIASNPLSTQDDVAASLVADHGIPVFAMKGEDAETYTRHVQIALDHKPNIIIDDGSDVVATLIQERQHQIADLIGTTEETTTGIVRLRAMFKDGVLTFPAINVNDADTKHFFDNRYGTGQSTLDGIIRATNVLLAGKTIVVAGYGWCGKGTALRARGMGGNVIVTEIDPTKAIEAVMDGFRVLPMAEAAPVGDLFITVTGNKHVIRAEHFDVMKDGAMVCNSGHFDIEIDLKSLGAKATEVKEARNFTQEYRLQNGKSVIVLGEGRLINLAAAEGHPSAVMDMSFANQALACEHLVKNKGKLEPGLHSIPVEIDKEIARLKLQAMGVQIDSLTPDQIEYINSWTSGT